The Trueperaceae bacterium genomic interval CCTGGGCCCGTGCCCACCGCCTTACCCGTTCGTCCTCTCGCTGCCGCAGGGGCTCACCGAGAGCCTGCTCGAGGCGAGGCTGGATCACCTTGCCCCGGGCGCGATCCGCAGGGGAGAGGAGGTGGTGGCGGTGGATGCTCGTGAGGATTCTGTCGAAGTCCGGCTCGAGGGCGGCGAGATCGTCGCGGGCGACTTCCTCGCCGGGTGCGACGGCCACCGCAGCCAGGTGAGGCGGGGCGTGGGTTCACGCCTGCACGGCGGACGGCGAGAGGACCACTACCTGATGGCCGACGTAGAAGATCCGGGCGAGGCCGGAAGCGAAGCCCTCTTCTATCTGGGCCGAACGGGAGTGGTCGAGTCGTTCCCTCTGCCGGGTTCCCGCCGTCGATGGGTGGCCAGGCTGAGTGAGGTCCCGCCCAGGGCCGAGTACGAGCGGTTGAGGAGCGCGGTGGCGGAGCGCACCGGTCGCCTTCTGCCGGAAACGCCTGGGGCCCGAGCGAGCGCCTTCACCGCCCGCAACCTCCTGGCCACGCCGCTCGCCGGCCCCCGGTGGGCACTCGTAGGGGACGCCGCTCACGTCGTGTCGCCGATCGGTGGGCAAGGCATGAACCTCGGTCTCATCGGGGCCGCCGCCCTCCTGGATGCCGGGTTCGCAGCGGCCTGGCGACCGGACCATTACGCGCGCCGGCAGGGGATGCGAGCACGGCGAGCGGCTCGCCGGTCGCTGCTCAACATGAACCTCGGCTCCGAGCGCTTTCCGCCGCTCGTTCGCCGCGTCGCTCTCGGAACGCTTCTGCACCCGCTAGTGAGAGGCCGCGCAGCGCGCTTCTTCACGATGCGGGGCCTGTGATTCATGGCCGGGGCGCCGATCGATAGCGCGGGACGGACGGCCCTGGGAGGGGCCCGTCGCCTCCTGGGGCACCCTTACCTGCTGCACCTGCGGCTGAACTTCAACCTGCTGCTCGCGCCGGTCTACCTCTACGGGGTCGTGACGGCCGG includes:
- a CDS encoding NAD(P)/FAD-dependent oxidoreductase gives rise to the protein MSRVLIVGAGPIGLFLGCRLALEGHEVQILEMRDRISPSARSIGIHPPALEALDSVGVAEALIDCGVAIRRAHVYDEMRYLGELDLGPCPPPYPFVLSLPQGLTESLLEARLDHLAPGAIRRGEEVVAVDAREDSVEVRLEGGEIVAGDFLAGCDGHRSQVRRGVGSRLHGGRREDHYLMADVEDPGEAGSEALFYLGRTGVVESFPLPGSRRRWVARLSEVPPRAEYERLRSAVAERTGRLLPETPGARASAFTARNLLATPLAGPRWALVGDAAHVVSPIGGQGMNLGLIGAAALLDAGFAAAWRPDHYARRQGMRARRAARRSLLNMNLGSERFPPLVRRVALGTLLHPLVRGRAARFFTMRGL